The following are encoded in a window of Chionomys nivalis chromosome X, mChiNiv1.1, whole genome shotgun sequence genomic DNA:
- the LOC130868636 gene encoding serine protease 55-like has product MQVGILIDFDEHCTKPYVFSQVSPFIFWLRRVTQPSRSPWPNQRPVITSPSNNLSVSTSSKDSTFISPSTGVHPHFISLPQPQALADHISVQYAMPWQATIFSCGNQICSGSIISSYWVLTAAHCVRNMNPENTLVILGLRHPRKPLRVAKVTTILLHERFRLVSQAARNDLALVLLREGQSSIHIMAPLGSIKDLNTSECWLSGPQILKQGYIFENLDMLQIQVMGASKCAYLYPDIGSSTVCYNAQAGVPEISIESMSPGSAVICRPLYGNRKWRQIGFTSLKRLATIVAPHFSWILSSTAKSGYPLDQALIPWVQRASGMPQTGLGEQEGEQGEQAEDSTLPIPKSAVQEAVWRRAAQSCRD; this is encoded by the exons ATGCAGGTGGGAATTTTAATTGACTTTGATGAACATTGCACAAAGCCCTATGTCTTCAGTCAAGTtagtcctttcattttctggctcCGGAGAGTTACACAGCCCAGTCGTTCACCCTGGCCTAATCAAAGACCTGTGATTACTTCTCCTTCTAACAACCTGTCAGTCTCTACCAGTAGCAAAGATTCAACTTTTATCTCGCCATCTACTGGTGTTCATCCACACTTCATCTCTCTGCCACAGCCTCAAG ctctagcaGATCATATTTCTGTGCAATATGCTATGCCATGGCAAGCTACAATCTTCAGTTGTGGGAATCAGATCTGCAGTGGCTCCATTATTAGTAGCTACTGGGTTCTCACTGCTGCCCATTGTGTGCGAAACAT GAATCCTGAAAACACTCTTGTGATATTGGGACTTAGACATCCCAGAAAACCTCTGAGAGTTGCTAAGGTGACTACTATTTTACTGCACGAAAGATTCCGGTTAGTGAGTCAGGCTGCAAGAAATGACCTTGCTTTGGTGCTTCTTCGAGAAGGCCAGAGTTCTATTCATATAATGGCACCTTTGGGCAGCATAAAGGATTTGAACACTTCagaatgctggctttctggaccCCAAATTCTTAAACAAG gatatatatttgaaaatctaGATATGTTACAGATACAAGTGATGGGGGCATCCAAATGTGCCTATCTCTATCCAGACATAGGAAGTTCTACGGTTTGCTACAATGCACAAGCAGGTGTTCCTGAAATAAGCATC GAGTCAATGAGTCCAGGAAGTGCTGTGATATGCAGACCACTATATGGAAATCGCAAATGGAGACAAATAGGCTTCACTAGTCTCAAGCGTCTAGCTACCATAGTTGCTCCACACTTTTCCTGGATCTTGTCCTCAACAGCAAAGTCAGGCTATCCCTTAGATCAGGCACTCATTCCTTGG GTGCAGAGAGCCTCAGGAATGCCCCAGACTGGGTTAGGGGAGCAAGAGGGAGAGCAGGGGGAGCAGGCAGAGGACAGTACCCTGCCCATCCCCAAGAGTGCAGTGCAGGAGGCAGTCTGGAGAAGGGCTGCACAGAGCTGCAGAGACTAA